A genomic region of Vitis vinifera cultivar Pinot Noir 40024 chromosome 7, ASM3070453v1 contains the following coding sequences:
- the LOC100249295 gene encoding patatin-like protein 1: MGEGTSSSLQIKPPSRGSLITILSIDGGGVRGIISGIILASLESELQKLDGEDARLSDYFDVIAGTSSGGLITTMLAAPNQNNRPLYAASEIKPFLFEHSPKIFPPRSGIIGSVVNFFKILTGPKYDGKYLHSQINKLLGNTKLDQTLTNVVIPTFDIKNLQPTIFSSYQMAATPSLDAKLSDICIGTSAAPTYLPAYCFVNQDDQGSTREFNLIDGGLAASNPTLVAISEVTKQVTNKNPDFSPFKPIDYGSLLVISVGSGSPKQEHKYNAKMAAKWGILGWLYNNGSTPLVDSFTQASADMVDYHNAVVFQALGCQENYLRIDEATLTGDLASTDIATKKNMNELVKVGEELLKKPVSRVNLDTGEYEAIKNGGTNEEALRRFAKLLSDERKLRESNAQDGQDSN; encoded by the exons ATGGGTGAAGGAACATCATCATCCCTTCAAATTAAACCTCCTTCTCGTGGAAGTCTCATCACAATTCTCAGCATTGATGGTGGTGGAGTTAGAGGGATCATCTCTGGGATTATCCTTGCTTCCCTCGAATCAGAGCTTCAG AAGCTAGATGGGGAGGACGCAAGGCTCTCAGATTACTTTGATGTAATCGCAGGAACAAGTTCTGGTGGCCTGATAACAACAATGCTAGCTGCACCAAACCAAAATAATCGTCCACTGTATGCTGCAAGCGAAATCAAGCCTTTTCTCTTTGAACACTCTCCTAAAATATTTCCACCGAGGAG CGGAATCATTGGTTCagttgtgaatttttttaaaattttaacaggACCAAAATATGATGGGAAGTATCTTCACAGCCAGATAAACAAGCTATTAGGAAACACGAAGTTGGATCAGACCTTAACAAATGTGGTTATTCCAACTTTTGACATCAAGAATCTCCAGCCTACCATCTTCTCTTCATATCAG ATGGCAGCTACCCCATCATTGGATGCTAAATTATCGGACATATGCATAGGAACGTCAGCTGCACCGACCTATCTTCCCGCCTATTGTTTTGTAAACCAAGATGATCAAGGGAGCACACGAGAATTCAACCTCATTGATGGTGGTTTGGCAGCTAGTAATCCG ACCTTGGTTGCAATCAGCGAAGTGACCAAGCAGGTAACCAACAAAAACCCGGATTTCTCACCATTCAAGCCCATAGATTATGGCAGTTTACTCGTAATCTCAGTTGGTAGTGGATCACCAAAGCAAGAGCATAAGTACAATGCTAAGATGGCTGCGAAGTGGGGAATTTTAGGGTGGTTATATAACAACGGGTCCACTCCATTGGTGGATTCCTTTACCCAAGCAAGTGCAGATATGGTTGATTACCACAACGCTGTTGTATTTCAGGCCCTCGGATGCCAAGAGAACTACCTCCGAATTGAT GAAGCTACATTAACCGGGGACCTCGCATCAACTGATATAGCAACAAAGAAGAACATGAATGAGCTTGTAAAAGTGGGTGAGGAGTTGTTGAAAAAACCAGTTTCAAGGGTGAATTTGGATACGGGTGAATATGAAGCCATTAAGAATGGTGGCACTAATGAGGAGGCACTCAGAAG GTTTGCCAAACTGCTTTCTGATGAAAGGAAACTACGGGAGTCAAATGCTCAGGATGGCCAAGATTCAAACTAG
- the LOC100250815 gene encoding patatin-like protein 1 — MLTAPNQENRPLYAASGIKPFYLENCPKIFPPRSGIFGTIVNLFKVLTGPKYDGKYLHNLLKNVLGDKRLHQTLTNVVIPTFDIKKLQPTIFSSYQVAINPALDAKLSDICIGTSAAPTYLPAHYFENQDDQENNEEFNLIDGGLAANNPCLVAISEVTKQVFNKNPDFFPIKPMDYGRFLVISVGTGSAKEEYKYTAKMAAKWGVLGWLYDNGDTPLITSFSQASADMVDFHNCVVFEALHSEENYLRIDDDTLKGTVASVNIATKKNLDSLVKLGEELLKKPVSRVNLDTGKYEPIKNGGTNEEALIRFAKLLSDEKRLRESSAQQASTSK; from the exons ATGTTAACTGCACCAAACCAAGAAAATCGGCCACTGTATGCGGCCAGCGGAATCAAGCCTTTTTACCTTGAAAACTGTCCTAAAATTTTCCCACCAAGAAG TGGAATCTTTGGTACAATTGTGAATCTATTTAAAGTTCTAACAGGGCCAAAATATGATGGAAAGTATCTTCACAACCTCCTAAAGAATGTGTTAGGAGACAAGAGGTTGCACCAGACATTGACAAATGTGGTGATTCCAACATTTGATATCAAGAAACTCCAGCCTACCATCTTTTCCTCATACCAG GTGGCAATCAACCCAGCCTTGGATGCTAAATTATCAGACATATGCATAGGCACGTCGGCAGCGCCAACTTATCTTCCTGcacattattttgaaaatcaagaTGATCAAGAGAACAACGAAGAATTCAACCTCATCGATGGTGGTCTGGCTGCTAACAATCCG TGCTTGGTTGCCATTAGCGAAGTGACCAAACAGGTGTTCAACAAAAACCCAGACTTCTTCCCAATCAAGCCCATGGATTACGGCCGTTTTCTTGTAATCTCGGTTGGTACTGGCTCAGCAAAGGAGGAGTATAAGTACACTGCTAAAATGGCTGCCAAGTGGGGAGTTTTGGGGTGGCTATATGATAATGG AG atacTCCATTGATAACTTCCTTTTCCCAAGCAAGTGCAGACATGGTTGATTTCCACAACTGCGTTGTTTTTGAAGCCCTTCATTCCGAAGAGAATTATCTCCGAATTGAT GATGATACCTTAAAGGGAACAGTGGCTTCAGTCAATATAGCAACGAAAAAGAACTTGGATAGCCTGGTAAAATTGGGTGAGGAGCTGCTGAAGAAACCAGTTTCGAGGGTGAATTTGGACACGGGTAAATATGAACCAATCAAGAATGGTGGCACTAATGAGGAGGCACTCATAAG GTTCGCCAAGCTTCTTTCTGATGAAAAAAGACTCCGCGAATCAAGCGCTCAGCAAGCCTCAACTTCAAAATAA